A single Kryptolebias marmoratus isolate JLee-2015 linkage group LG7, ASM164957v2, whole genome shotgun sequence DNA region contains:
- the LOC108251092 gene encoding coiled-coil domain-containing protein 171 isoform X2 — protein sequence MQPGPLGRSRRGADDETRRITEMVKKQEGDGGRRAERKEEKRGGGEAEKRVRGRRAASEGGEGGEESRRLRWRINQLEKEKLQLTSSCNQEVCRLQAESARLRASVERGEAQRAELQYQLTASRRDGERVAELSRDRRTLTERMAELQQTVGKLQKALRGARQAREEDQHALQQEVEERDRLIQSFSSENQRLHQLLQDQEEALGESERRMVEVQRERKEKEEENRRQAEELKVLMEREERSRREKELSDRNIEAERAAHLETKDSLEILQLQVRDLEAAVAAERSGQQEAQCSLQLLRAQFREVERERSAGTERALQRLQAEFTQCKSDMTVALETERKATSDLSERLEEEKKRHASTVSLLQQAAERQSGAEETFMNVMKRVRETLQQHSSSGEQAAQPAKHDGKQSPAEVLQQLTMTLNTYRTRLEDSNRQVQDQLLAAEKLQEENQLLQQLTSDQKRQADESHQASLRLEEEVTRLRQEGSDWSMQSRGLQEELQREKEERREEIQEITDGFNKESTAQLSLLHCLYQRLLAGCVLLRQPQSILGDFTWKELCDVISEQVDQLTSDLQKAKEKISHLQSVCDRKSVCVRELQRSQECVLSRLEESVRRREEAWSRQHTHTVRHLQSQLQGLLSRSRQESSSFFFACSLVCGALKHAHCCLSALREQKRLLSRRLEDRELLEEQVRRLADALRGEEDKEEEEGRGRRALRRWRRSVCAVLAINRWSSLSRRTTVLFQLDRGRGRICVGGDWSTATQKGPDEAQTDEAPEGVCARWLRSKRLSAIILSSMSDLQGALTNTGSSAPNVISAARSGLSRLLDHLLDQSASSISSVRAKEDPLSRATPRQPDLNTLVSALQQHFLLFSQRLHSAEVERRSLRLEVANLKRGLRHEKDQKVPSERFHSVCEELRQALNREQEAQTLIQEQSKQLQDRVDKMSSEDTETQHTLSQTTQALLDAQKEVGRRERSLRILGKHLSGLQKERRQQEERLQRAEEELGDAARRREGLIRWMKAAETSCKQVRERLVQSQHSPPSQPLPSPQEHLQLSGAESIMGAPEAAVCQSFLSVVSQLCHAYSSRIHRLQQEVSAHRSHVIALRSELQDACLRDNLAFVPVEEFPADVETFGPVPLSDLAKVPEISINSAPS from the exons ATGCAGCCGGGCCCGTTGGGTCGGAGCAGGAGGGGAGCCGACGACGAGACCCGGAG GATCACAGAGATGGTCAAGAAACAGGAAGGAGATGGAGGACGAAgagcagagaggaaggaggagaaacgaggaggaggagaagcagagaagAGGGTCAGAGGGAGGAGGGCGGCGTCAGAAGGAGGTGAAGGCGGCGAGGAGTCGAGGAGGCTGAGGTGGCGAATCAACcagctggagaaggagaagctgcagctgacgAGCAGCTGCAACCAGGAG GTGTGCCGGCTGCAGGCCGAGTCGGCCCGCCTCCGGGCCTCGGTGGAGCGAGGCGAGGCTCAGAGGGCGGAGCTTCAGTACCAGCTGACGGCGAGCCGCAGAGACGGCGAGCGAGTCGCCGAGCTCAGCAGAGACAGACGGACGCTCAcag agCGAATGGCGGAGCTCCAGCAGACTGTCGGCAAGCTGCAGAAAGCTCTGCGCGGCGCGCGGCAGGCCCGGGAGGAGGACCAGCATGCTTtgcagcaggaggtggaggagcgCGACCGACTGATTCAGAGCTTCAGCTCCGAAAACCAGCGACTGcaccagctgctgcag GATCAGGAGGAGGCTCTGGGGGAGTCTGAGAGGAGGATGGTGGAGGTgcagagggagaggaaggagaaggaggaggagaacagacGACAGGCCGAAGAGCTGAAGGTCCTGatggagagggaggagaggagccGCAGGGAGAAGGAG CTGTCGGATCGGAACATCGAGGCGGAGCGAGCCGCTCACCTGGAGACCAAGGACAGCCTGGAGATCCTGCag CTGCAGGTGCGGGACCTGGaggcggcggtggcggcggaGCGGTCCGGCCAGCAGGAGGCGCAGTGCAGCCTGCAGCTGCTGCGAGCTCAGttcagggaggtggagagggagAGGAGCGCCGGCACTGAGCGCGCCCTGCAGCG GCTGCAGGCTGAGTTCACTCAGTGCAAGTCTGACATGACTGTTGCCTTGGAAACCGAGAGGAAggcgacctctgacctctccgAAAGAttggaggaagagaagaaacGACACGCCAGCACAGTCTCACTGCTGCagcag GCGGCTGAGAGGCAGTCCGGCGCAGAGGAGACCTTCATGAACGTCATGAAACGGGTCAGAGAAACGCTGCAGCAGCACAGCAGCTCAGGTGAACAGGCAGCACAACCAGCAAAGCATGATGGGAAACAGAGTCCTGCTGaggtcctgcagcagctgaccATGACTCTGAACACGTACCGGACCCGGCTGGAGGACTCGAACAGACAG GTCCAGGATCAGCTGTTAGCAGCAGAGAAGCTTCAGGAGGAGAATCAGCTTCTCCAGcagctgacctcagatcagAAGAGACAGGCCGAT GAGTCTCATCAGGCGTCGCTCAGACTGGAGGAGGAAGTGACTCGTCTGCGCCAGGAGggctctgattggtcgatgCAGAGTCGGggtctgcaggaggagctgcagagggagaaggaggagaggagagaggagatcCAGGAGATAACAGACGGCTTCAACAAAGAGTCGACG GCCCAGCTCTCCCTCCTCCACTGCCTCTATCAGCGCCTGCTGGCCGGCTGCGTCCTCCTCCGTCAGCCCCAGAGCATTCTGGGAGACTTCACCTGGAAGGAGCTGTGTGATGTCATCAGCGAGCAGGTGGAtcagctgacctctgacctgcagaAGGCCAAGGAGAAG ATCTCTCACCTGCAGAGTGTGTGTGAcaggaagagtgtgtgtgtgcgcgagCTGCAGCGCAGTCAGGAGTGTGTGTTGTCCCGTCTGGAGGAGAGcgtgaggaggagggaggaggcgTGGAGCcgccagcacacacacaccgtgaGGCATCTGCAGAGCCAGCTGCAG GGCCTCCTCTCCAGAAGCCGTCAGGAGTCTTCCTCCTTCTTTTTCGCCTGCAGCCTTGTATGTGGAGCTCTGAAGCACGCCCACTGCTGTCTGAGCGCGCTCCGTGAGCAGAAACGGCTCCTGTCCAGGCGGCTGGAGGACagggagctgctggaggagcaggTCAGGAGGTTAGCTGATGCACTTAGAGGAGAGGaggacaaggaggaggaggagggacgaGGAAGGAGGGCGCTGAGGCGGTggaggaggagtgtgtgtgcgGTGCTGGCGATAAACAGGTGGAGTTCACTGAGCAGAAGAACCACCGTGTTGTTTCAGCtggacagaggaagaggaaggatcTGTGTGGGGGGGGACTGGTCTACGGCAACACAGAAGGGTCCAGATGAAGCTCAGACAG atgaAGCTCCTGAAGGTGTTTGTGCTCGCTGGCTTCGCTCTAAACGCCTCTCCGCCATCATCCTGTCCTCCATGTCtgacctgcagggggcgctCACAAACACCG GTTCCTCGGCTCCAAACGTGATCTCAGCTGCTCGTTCAGGCTTGTCCCGCCTCCTGGACCACCTCCTGGACCAATCAGCTTCCAGTATTTCCTCCGTCAGAGCGAAGGAGGACCCGCTGAGCAGAGCGACGCCTCGACAGCCTGACTTGAAT ACCCTGGTGTCGGCCCTCCAGCAGCACTTCCTGCTCTTCAGTCAACGCCTTCACTCAGCTGAGGTGGAGAGGCGGAGCCTGAGGCTGGAGGTGGCCAATCTGAAGAGAGGACTGCGTCATGAAAAGGATCAGAAG gttcCCTCCGAGCGTTTCCACAGTGTgtgtgaggagctccgtcaggCTCTGAACAGAGAGCAGGAAGCCCAAACGCTGATCCAGGAACAgtccaaacagctgcaggacagaGTGGACAAAATGTCCTCAGaggacacagaaacacaacacacactgagCCAAACTACACAG GCCCTGTTGGACGCTCAGAAAGAGGTGGGTCGGCGGGAGCGCTCCCTGAGGATTCTGGGTAAGCACCTGTCGGGGCTTCAGAAGGAGCggaggcagcaggaggagcgGCTGCAGCGAGCCGAGGAGGAGCTGGGAGACGCTGCACG acgTCGGGAGGGTCTGATCCGCTGGATGAAGGCTGCAGAGACGAGCTGCAAGCAG GTCAGAGAGAGGCTCGTCCAATCACAGCACTCTCCTCCCAGTCAGCCCCTTCCCTCACCTCAGGAACACCTGCAGCTGAGTGGAGCAGAGAGCATCATGGGAGCTCCTGAGGCAGCGGTGTGCCAG agtTTCCTCTCCGTCGTCTCGCAGCTCTGTCACGCCTACAGCTCCAGGATCCACcggctgcagcaggaagtctCCGCCCACCGCAGTCATGTGATCGCTCTGCGCAGCGAGTTACAGGACGCCTGTCTCCGGGACAACCTGGCCTTTGTCCCT gtggAAGAATTTCCTGCTGATGTGGAAACCTTCGGTCCTGTTCCTCTCTCCGATTTGGCAAAAGTGCCAGAAATCAGCATAAACTCCGCCCCCTCATGA
- the LOC108251092 gene encoding coiled-coil domain-containing protein 171 isoform X1 — MQPGPLGRSRRGADDETRRITEMVKKQEGDGGRRAERKEEKRGGGEAEKRVRGRRAASEGGEGGEESRRLRWRINQLEKEKLQLTSSCNQEVCRLQAESARLRASVERGEAQRAELQYQLTASRRDGERVAELSRDRRTLTERMAELQQTVGKLQKALRGARQAREEDQHALQQEVEERDRLIQSFSSENQRLHQLLQDQEEALGESERRMVEVQRERKEKEEENRRQAEELKVLMEREERSRREKELSDRNIEAERAAHLETKDSLEILQLQVRDLEAAVAAERSGQQEAQCSLQLLRAQFREVERERSAGTERALQRLQAEFTQCKSDMTVALETERKATSDLSERLEEEKKRHASTVSLLQQAAERQSGAEETFMNVMKRVRETLQQHSSSGEQAAQPAKHDGKQSPAEVLQQLTMTLNTYRTRLEDSNRQVQDQLLAAEKLQEENQLLQQLTSDQKRQADESHQASLRLEEEVTRLRQEGSDWSMQSRGLQEELQREKEERREEIQEITDGFNKESTAQLSLLHCLYQRLLAGCVLLRQPQSILGDFTWKELCDVISEQVDQLTSDLQKAKEKISHLQSVCDRKSVCVRELQRSQECVLSRLEESVRRREEAWSRQHTHTVRHLQSQLQLCRSQCDSHRDQAAALEHRCSSLTSDLSRLQGLLSRSRQESSSFFFACSLVCGALKHAHCCLSALREQKRLLSRRLEDRELLEEQVRRLADALRGEEDKEEEEGRGRRALRRWRRSVCAVLAINRWSSLSRRTTVLFQLDRGRGRICVGGDWSTATQKGPDEAQTDEAPEGVCARWLRSKRLSAIILSSMSDLQGALTNTGSSAPNVISAARSGLSRLLDHLLDQSASSISSVRAKEDPLSRATPRQPDLNTLVSALQQHFLLFSQRLHSAEVERRSLRLEVANLKRGLRHEKDQKVPSERFHSVCEELRQALNREQEAQTLIQEQSKQLQDRVDKMSSEDTETQHTLSQTTQALLDAQKEVGRRERSLRILGKHLSGLQKERRQQEERLQRAEEELGDAARRREGLIRWMKAAETSCKQVRERLVQSQHSPPSQPLPSPQEHLQLSGAESIMGAPEAAVCQSFLSVVSQLCHAYSSRIHRLQQEVSAHRSHVIALRSELQDACLRDNLAFVPVEEFPADVETFGPVPLSDLAKVPEISINSAPS, encoded by the exons ATGCAGCCGGGCCCGTTGGGTCGGAGCAGGAGGGGAGCCGACGACGAGACCCGGAG GATCACAGAGATGGTCAAGAAACAGGAAGGAGATGGAGGACGAAgagcagagaggaaggaggagaaacgaggaggaggagaagcagagaagAGGGTCAGAGGGAGGAGGGCGGCGTCAGAAGGAGGTGAAGGCGGCGAGGAGTCGAGGAGGCTGAGGTGGCGAATCAACcagctggagaaggagaagctgcagctgacgAGCAGCTGCAACCAGGAG GTGTGCCGGCTGCAGGCCGAGTCGGCCCGCCTCCGGGCCTCGGTGGAGCGAGGCGAGGCTCAGAGGGCGGAGCTTCAGTACCAGCTGACGGCGAGCCGCAGAGACGGCGAGCGAGTCGCCGAGCTCAGCAGAGACAGACGGACGCTCAcag agCGAATGGCGGAGCTCCAGCAGACTGTCGGCAAGCTGCAGAAAGCTCTGCGCGGCGCGCGGCAGGCCCGGGAGGAGGACCAGCATGCTTtgcagcaggaggtggaggagcgCGACCGACTGATTCAGAGCTTCAGCTCCGAAAACCAGCGACTGcaccagctgctgcag GATCAGGAGGAGGCTCTGGGGGAGTCTGAGAGGAGGATGGTGGAGGTgcagagggagaggaaggagaaggaggaggagaacagacGACAGGCCGAAGAGCTGAAGGTCCTGatggagagggaggagaggagccGCAGGGAGAAGGAG CTGTCGGATCGGAACATCGAGGCGGAGCGAGCCGCTCACCTGGAGACCAAGGACAGCCTGGAGATCCTGCag CTGCAGGTGCGGGACCTGGaggcggcggtggcggcggaGCGGTCCGGCCAGCAGGAGGCGCAGTGCAGCCTGCAGCTGCTGCGAGCTCAGttcagggaggtggagagggagAGGAGCGCCGGCACTGAGCGCGCCCTGCAGCG GCTGCAGGCTGAGTTCACTCAGTGCAAGTCTGACATGACTGTTGCCTTGGAAACCGAGAGGAAggcgacctctgacctctccgAAAGAttggaggaagagaagaaacGACACGCCAGCACAGTCTCACTGCTGCagcag GCGGCTGAGAGGCAGTCCGGCGCAGAGGAGACCTTCATGAACGTCATGAAACGGGTCAGAGAAACGCTGCAGCAGCACAGCAGCTCAGGTGAACAGGCAGCACAACCAGCAAAGCATGATGGGAAACAGAGTCCTGCTGaggtcctgcagcagctgaccATGACTCTGAACACGTACCGGACCCGGCTGGAGGACTCGAACAGACAG GTCCAGGATCAGCTGTTAGCAGCAGAGAAGCTTCAGGAGGAGAATCAGCTTCTCCAGcagctgacctcagatcagAAGAGACAGGCCGAT GAGTCTCATCAGGCGTCGCTCAGACTGGAGGAGGAAGTGACTCGTCTGCGCCAGGAGggctctgattggtcgatgCAGAGTCGGggtctgcaggaggagctgcagagggagaaggaggagaggagagaggagatcCAGGAGATAACAGACGGCTTCAACAAAGAGTCGACG GCCCAGCTCTCCCTCCTCCACTGCCTCTATCAGCGCCTGCTGGCCGGCTGCGTCCTCCTCCGTCAGCCCCAGAGCATTCTGGGAGACTTCACCTGGAAGGAGCTGTGTGATGTCATCAGCGAGCAGGTGGAtcagctgacctctgacctgcagaAGGCCAAGGAGAAG ATCTCTCACCTGCAGAGTGTGTGTGAcaggaagagtgtgtgtgtgcgcgagCTGCAGCGCAGTCAGGAGTGTGTGTTGTCCCGTCTGGAGGAGAGcgtgaggaggagggaggaggcgTGGAGCcgccagcacacacacaccgtgaGGCATCTGCAGAGCCAGCTGCAG CTGTGTCGCTCTCAGTGCGACTCTCACAGGGATCAGGCCGCCGCTCTGGAGCACCGCTGCtcctctctgacctctgacctctcccGGCTGCAGGGCCTCCTCTCCAGAAGCCGTCAGGAGTCTTCCTCCTTCTTTTTCGCCTGCAGCCTTGTATGTGGAGCTCTGAAGCACGCCCACTGCTGTCTGAGCGCGCTCCGTGAGCAGAAACGGCTCCTGTCCAGGCGGCTGGAGGACagggagctgctggaggagcaggTCAGGAGGTTAGCTGATGCACTTAGAGGAGAGGaggacaaggaggaggaggagggacgaGGAAGGAGGGCGCTGAGGCGGTggaggaggagtgtgtgtgcgGTGCTGGCGATAAACAGGTGGAGTTCACTGAGCAGAAGAACCACCGTGTTGTTTCAGCtggacagaggaagaggaaggatcTGTGTGGGGGGGGACTGGTCTACGGCAACACAGAAGGGTCCAGATGAAGCTCAGACAG atgaAGCTCCTGAAGGTGTTTGTGCTCGCTGGCTTCGCTCTAAACGCCTCTCCGCCATCATCCTGTCCTCCATGTCtgacctgcagggggcgctCACAAACACCG GTTCCTCGGCTCCAAACGTGATCTCAGCTGCTCGTTCAGGCTTGTCCCGCCTCCTGGACCACCTCCTGGACCAATCAGCTTCCAGTATTTCCTCCGTCAGAGCGAAGGAGGACCCGCTGAGCAGAGCGACGCCTCGACAGCCTGACTTGAAT ACCCTGGTGTCGGCCCTCCAGCAGCACTTCCTGCTCTTCAGTCAACGCCTTCACTCAGCTGAGGTGGAGAGGCGGAGCCTGAGGCTGGAGGTGGCCAATCTGAAGAGAGGACTGCGTCATGAAAAGGATCAGAAG gttcCCTCCGAGCGTTTCCACAGTGTgtgtgaggagctccgtcaggCTCTGAACAGAGAGCAGGAAGCCCAAACGCTGATCCAGGAACAgtccaaacagctgcaggacagaGTGGACAAAATGTCCTCAGaggacacagaaacacaacacacactgagCCAAACTACACAG GCCCTGTTGGACGCTCAGAAAGAGGTGGGTCGGCGGGAGCGCTCCCTGAGGATTCTGGGTAAGCACCTGTCGGGGCTTCAGAAGGAGCggaggcagcaggaggagcgGCTGCAGCGAGCCGAGGAGGAGCTGGGAGACGCTGCACG acgTCGGGAGGGTCTGATCCGCTGGATGAAGGCTGCAGAGACGAGCTGCAAGCAG GTCAGAGAGAGGCTCGTCCAATCACAGCACTCTCCTCCCAGTCAGCCCCTTCCCTCACCTCAGGAACACCTGCAGCTGAGTGGAGCAGAGAGCATCATGGGAGCTCCTGAGGCAGCGGTGTGCCAG agtTTCCTCTCCGTCGTCTCGCAGCTCTGTCACGCCTACAGCTCCAGGATCCACcggctgcagcaggaagtctCCGCCCACCGCAGTCATGTGATCGCTCTGCGCAGCGAGTTACAGGACGCCTGTCTCCGGGACAACCTGGCCTTTGTCCCT gtggAAGAATTTCCTGCTGATGTGGAAACCTTCGGTCCTGTTCCTCTCTCCGATTTGGCAAAAGTGCCAGAAATCAGCATAAACTCCGCCCCCTCATGA